The following proteins come from a genomic window of Clostridia bacterium:
- the rplW gene encoding 50S ribosomal protein L23, producing the protein MSKAYDIIIKPVMSEKSYDGIHSKKYTFIVDKRATKTEIKNAIEEIFKVDVESVNTINARGKLKRQGRYEGMTPSYKKAIIQLKKDSKSIELFDSLA; encoded by the coding sequence ATGAGTAAGGCTTATGATATTATCATAAAACCCGTTATGTCCGAAAAGAGCTATGACGGTATTCATTCTAAGAAATACACATTCATTGTGGATAAAAGGGCGACAAAAACTGAAATAAAAAACGCCATTGAAGAGATTTTTAAGGTTGATGTAGAAAGCGTCAACACCATTAATGCCCGTGGCAAACTTAAAAGACAGGGCAGATATGAGGGTATGACTCCCTCTTATAAAAAGGCAATCATACAATTGAAAAAGGACTCTAAGTCCATAGAATTGTTTGACAGTCTGGCATAA
- the rplB gene encoding 50S ribosomal protein L2 — protein sequence MAIKRLRPITPGTRFKTVADFSEITKKAPEKSLLVSLNHSGGRNNQGKITVRHIGGGNRRKYRVIDFKRNKDNIPAKVAAIEYDPNRTAYIALLHYADGEKRYILAPLGLQVGDTVISGAQVDIKVGNAMPLESVPVGTMVHNIELQPNRGGQLVRSAGDAAQLMAKEGKYATLRLPSGEMRMVSIACRATIGQVGNLDNELVSLGKAGRTRHLGVRPTVRGVVMNPVDHPHGGGEGKSPVGHPSPMTPWGKKARGLKTRKKKNRSDRFIVKRIN from the coding sequence ATGGCAATTAAGAGATTAAGACCCATTACGCCGGGTACAAGATTTAAGACTGTTGCAGATTTTTCAGAAATAACCAAAAAGGCTCCTGAAAAGTCATTATTAGTAAGTCTTAACCATTCGGGCGGAAGAAACAATCAGGGTAAGATTACTGTAAGACATATTGGTGGCGGTAACAGACGCAAATATCGTGTAATAGATTTTAAGCGTAACAAAGACAATATTCCCGCAAAAGTTGCGGCTATTGAATATGATCCTAATCGTACAGCATATATCGCATTATTGCATTATGCTGATGGAGAAAAGAGATATATACTTGCTCCTTTAGGATTGCAAGTGGGAGACACTGTTATATCAGGTGCTCAAGTTGATATAAAAGTCGGCAATGCAATGCCTTTGGAATCAGTTCCTGTAGGTACTATGGTGCATAACATTGAGCTTCAACCTAATCGCGGCGGACAATTAGTTCGTTCAGCAGGAGATGCTGCTCAATTGATGGCAAAAGAAGGCAAGTATGCAACATTGAGATTGCCCAGTGGCGAAATGAGAATGGTTTCTATTGCTTGCAGAGCTACAATCGGTCAAGTAGGTAACCTTGATAACGAATTGGTTAGCTTAGGTAAAGCTGGTAGAACACGTCATTTGGGTGTAAGACCTACAGTACGCGGTGTTGTTATGAACCCTGTTGACCATCCTCACGGTGGTGGTGAAGGTAAGTCTCCCGTTGGTCATCCTAGTCCTATGACTCCTTGGGGTAAAAAGGCTAGAGGACTCAAAACTAGAAAGAAAAAGAATCGTTCTGACAGATTTATTGTCAAACGCATCAATTAA
- the rpsS gene encoding 30S ribosomal protein S19 produces the protein MSRSLKKGPYVEAKLLKRIQELNAKNEKKVIKTWSRASTIYPDFVGHTIAVHDGRKHVPVYCTEDMVGCKLGEFAPTRTFKGHSGDKSTNAQ, from the coding sequence ATGAGCAGATCATTGAAAAAAGGACCTTATGTTGAAGCAAAACTTTTGAAGAGGATTCAAGAGCTTAATGCTAAAAACGAAAAGAAAGTTATAAAAACATGGTCAAGGGCATCAACAATTTATCCTGATTTTGTAGGGCACACTATAGCTGTGCATGATGGAAGAAAGCATGTTCCTGTTTATTGCACAGAAGATATGGTTGGATGCAAATTGGGTGAATTTGCGCCTACTAGAACCTTTAAGGGACATTCGGGCGATAAAAGCACGAATGCTCAATAG
- the rplV gene encoding 50S ribosomal protein L22: MAKRIRTKAAERQNNKDTRPKAFARHIRISPYKVRRVIDLVRGKSYTDAIAILKNTPASASDPVIRAINSAAANAEHNNNLAKKDLYVAEIFADQGPVLKRVQPRARGSADRILKRTSHITVILDVREAK, from the coding sequence ATGGCTAAGAGAATAAGAACAAAAGCTGCCGAGAGGCAGAATAATAAAGATACTAGACCTAAAGCATTTGCACGTCATATAAGGATTTCTCCTTATAAAGTAAGACGAGTAATAGATTTGGTTCGCGGAAAGAGTTATACGGATGCTATTGCAATTTTGAAGAACACTCCTGCAAGTGCATCTGATCCTGTTATCAGAGCTATAAACAGTGCTGCTGCCAATGCAGAACACAACAACAACCTTGCTAAAAAGGATTTGTATGTTGCTGAAATCTTTGCAGACCAGGGACCTGTTTTAAAGCGTGTTCAACCTCGTGCTCGCGGAAGCGCAGATAGAATCTTGAAACGCACAAGCCATATAACAGTTATTTTAGACGTTAGGGAGGCTAAATAA
- the rpsC gene encoding 30S ribosomal protein S3: protein MGQKVNPHGLRVGVIHGWETQWYAGKKDFNKYLLEDYKIRTHIKNKYYANAISRITIQRLTGSKIVVNIYTARPGMLIGNKGSGVEQIKKEIQAIAVGKAININILEVKRPDLDATLVAENIAAQLEKRASFRRTMKQALSRAMKAGAKGVKVMVGGRLDGAEIARSEHYNEGSIPLQTLRANIDYGTAQAHTTFGVIGVKVWIYKGEVLSRSLKGEEQNVNA from the coding sequence ATGGGTCAAAAGGTTAATCCTCATGGTCTTAGAGTAGGCGTCATACATGGTTGGGAAACCCAATGGTATGCAGGAAAGAAAGATTTTAACAAATATTTGTTAGAAGACTATAAAATACGTACTCATATAAAGAATAAGTATTACGCAAACGCTATTTCACGTATTACGATTCAGAGATTGACAGGAAGCAAAATAGTTGTCAACATCTACACAGCTCGTCCCGGTATGCTTATCGGTAATAAGGGTTCTGGTGTAGAACAAATAAAGAAAGAAATTCAAGCTATAGCAGTAGGCAAAGCTATCAATATCAACATCTTGGAAGTTAAACGTCCTGATCTTGATGCTACTTTGGTAGCAGAGAACATTGCAGCTCAGCTTGAAAAGAGAGCATCTTTTAGAAGAACCATGAAACAAGCTTTGAGCCGTGCTATGAAAGCAGGTGCTAAGGGTGTTAAAGTAATGGTTGGCGGAAGATTGGATGGTGCAGAAATTGCACGAAGCGAACATTATAACGAGGGTTCTATACCTTTGCAAACTCTAAGAGCTAACATTGATTACGGTACTGCACAAGCTCATACTACATTCGGCGTAATCGGTGTTAAGGTATGGATTTATAAAGGTGAAGTTTTGTCACGTTCCCTCAAAGGAGAAGAGCAAAATGTTAATGCCTAA
- the rplP gene encoding 50S ribosomal protein L16, whose protein sequence is MLMPKRVKWRRVHRGRMKGIATKGNLVTYGDYGLVACEPAWITSNQIEAARIVLSKRIKKGGQVWTKIFPHKPVTKKPAETRMGSGKGSPEFWVAVVKPGRVLFEIGGIPDEISKEALTQAAYKMPIKCKVVKKGEVVDMDVEENKEAKSL, encoded by the coding sequence ATGTTAATGCCTAAGAGAGTTAAGTGGAGAAGAGTTCATAGAGGACGCATGAAAGGCATCGCTACCAAGGGAAACCTTGTAACTTATGGTGATTATGGTTTGGTAGCTTGCGAGCCCGCATGGATTACTTCCAATCAAATAGAAGCTGCACGTATAGTGTTGTCTAAGAGGATTAAGAAAGGCGGACAGGTTTGGACAAAGATATTCCCTCATAAGCCTGTAACTAAGAAGCCTGCAGAAACTCGTATGGGTAGTGGTAAAGGTTCCCCTGAGTTCTGGGTAGCAGTAGTTAAGCCCGGCAGAGTCTTGTTTGAAATCGGTGGAATTCCCGATGAAATATCAAAAGAAGCGTTAACCCAAGCTGCTTACAAAATGCCCATAAAATGCAAAGTAGTTAAAAAAGGCGAAGTAGTCGATATGGATGTAGAAGAAAACAAGGAGGCTAAGAGTTTATGA
- the rpmC gene encoding 50S ribosomal protein L29, translating into MKAKEVHEMTNDELTAKLSSLKSELFYLRFNHAVGQLSNTSQLTAVKRDIARVKTVLRERELKGLSGPVSAPAKKKA; encoded by the coding sequence ATGAAAGCAAAAGAAGTTCATGAAATGACCAATGACGAACTCACTGCCAAGTTGTCATCTTTGAAAAGCGAATTGTTTTATCTTCGATTTAATCATGCTGTAGGACAGTTAAGCAACACCAGTCAGCTTACTGCTGTTAAGCGTGATATAGCACGAGTTAAAACAGTGTTAAGAGAACGCGAATTGAAGGGTTTAAGCGGACCTGTTTCTGCGCCCGCTAAAAAGAAAGCGTAA
- the rpsQ gene encoding 30S ribosomal protein S17, whose product MEDTAIKRNNRKTREGKVVSNKMDKTAVVAVVTKFKHPLYKKTISKTKKFKIHDENNQCQVGDFVEICETRHLSKDKCWRLVRIIEKAK is encoded by the coding sequence ATGGAAGATACAGCAATAAAAAGAAACAACCGCAAGACCAGAGAGGGCAAAGTTGTAAGCAACAAGATGGACAAAACAGCAGTAGTGGCTGTTGTAACAAAGTTCAAGCACCCTCTATACAAAAAGACAATAAGTAAGACCAAAAAATTTAAGATACACGATGAAAATAACCAATGCCAGGTAGGAGATTTTGTAGAAATCTGCGAAACTCGCCATCTCTCAAAAGATAAATGCTGGCGTCTTGTTAGAATCATTGAAAAGGCCAAGTAA
- the rplN gene encoding 50S ribosomal protein L14, whose translation MIQPQTYLKVADNTGAKEIMCIRVLGGSFRRTGNIGDVIIASVKSATPGGMVKKGEVVRAVIVRTCKGVSRKDGTHIKFDDNAAVIIDVQRQPRGTRIFGPIARELREKDYMKIISLAPEVL comes from the coding sequence ATGATACAACCTCAAACTTATCTAAAGGTAGCCGACAACACCGGCGCCAAAGAAATAATGTGTATTCGTGTGCTGGGTGGATCATTTCGCCGTACGGGAAATATAGGTGATGTTATTATCGCCTCTGTTAAGAGTGCGACCCCCGGCGGCATGGTTAAAAAAGGTGAAGTAGTACGGGCTGTTATTGTGCGTACTTGTAAGGGCGTAAGCCGTAAAGATGGTACGCATATCAAATTTGATGACAATGCTGCTGTAATTATTGATGTTCAGCGTCAGCCCAGAGGTACTCGTATCTTCGGACCCATTGCAAGGGAACTCAGAGAAAAGGACTATATGAAAATTATATCCTTAGCTCCCGAAGTGCTTTAA